Proteins from one Bradyrhizobium sp. CB82 genomic window:
- a CDS encoding zincin-like metallopeptidase domain-containing protein, with protein sequence MNRNGEKARGDLYVRITDRIVAELERGVRPWVQPWAAANIAGHIRRPLRHNGQPYTGINVVLLWSEAIARGFCSPVWMTFKQASELGAHVRKGETGSTVVYASRFTKTETDARGDEIERDISFLKAYTVFCVDQIDGLPEHYYGRPAAVASTIERNANADAFFANTGAIVRHGGSMAFYAPSSDHIQMPTIDSFRDTASYVAVRAHETAHWTAPVHRVNRDLSRYGKDRSERAREELVAELGSCFLCADLGISPELEPRPDHASYLASWLDVLSSEKRFIFSAAAHAQRAVAYLHDQQPKPVDVEEAA encoded by the coding sequence ATGAACAGGAACGGAGAAAAGGCGCGAGGCGACCTGTACGTCCGCATCACGGACCGCATTGTCGCGGAGCTCGAACGCGGTGTGCGCCCTTGGGTCCAACCTTGGGCGGCCGCGAATATCGCAGGCCACATCAGGCGACCGCTGCGACACAACGGCCAGCCTTATACGGGTATCAACGTCGTGCTGCTTTGGTCAGAAGCCATCGCGCGCGGCTTCTGCTCTCCGGTTTGGATGACGTTCAAGCAGGCCAGCGAACTCGGCGCGCACGTCCGAAAGGGCGAGACTGGCAGCACCGTGGTTTACGCGAGCCGCTTCACCAAGACAGAGACCGACGCTCGCGGCGACGAAATCGAAAGGGATATCTCCTTCTTGAAGGCCTATACCGTCTTTTGTGTCGATCAAATCGATGGCTTGCCCGAGCATTATTACGGTCGGCCGGCCGCTGTCGCATCAACGATTGAGCGTAACGCGAACGCCGACGCTTTCTTTGCCAATACCGGCGCGATTGTTCGGCATGGCGGCTCGATGGCGTTTTACGCGCCCTCGTCCGATCACATTCAGATGCCGACGATCGACAGTTTTCGCGACACCGCCTCCTATGTCGCCGTCAGAGCCCATGAGACCGCGCATTGGACCGCTCCCGTTCACCGCGTCAACCGCGATCTCAGCCGATATGGCAAGGATCGGAGCGAGCGCGCACGCGAAGAGCTGGTCGCCGAGCTCGGGAGCTGCTTCCTCTGCGCGGATCTCGGGATTTCTCCCGAACTCGAACCGCGACCGGATCATGCCAGCTACCTCGCATCGTGGTTGGACGTTTTGTCGAGTGAGAAGCGCTTTATCTTCTCGGCAGCTGCGCATGCGCAACGCGCCGTCGCCTATCTGCACGACCAGCAGCCGAAGCCCGTAGACGTCGAGGAGGCAGCATGA